The DNA segment TAGGGCTCCTAGATAGGTACGAAAATACCTATTTTAACACCAGGATTTCTTCAGACTACCTTGTCAAGGGCAAGGAATATTACCAGGGAGATTCTATTCTTTGGCGCAAATATTTAACAGCTTACTGGCAGGATCTCAGAAAGTGTATTGAAACAGGCGGAAAGATTGATTTCTCCGGAAATGACCAGTCTGATTCTGAAGACCTGAAATCAAGAATTGGAAAATATATTACTGCCATGGATAATGTTGCCCGGGTAAAGGTGAAAGAAATTACACCCATGTTTAAGGGTCTTTTTGTAAGTGGTCATATTTTGGATATTGGCGCAGGCTCAGGGGCCATATCTGCAGGCTTTTTAAAAGAATTTCCTGATATGAAAGCTACCCTTGTGGATATCCCCCAGGTTTTGAGCTACACAAGGGAACTTGTGACAATTCGGGGGTTTAATGAAAATATTTCCTATTGTGCAACCAATATTTTAGAAGAGTGGCCTTTTAAAAAAGGTCAGCATGATCTGGTTATCCTCTCAAACATTGTCCATGCTTATTCAGAAAATGAAATAACACATATTTTGAAATCTGCTGCAGAATGTCTTATGCCAGGCGGCTTCCTGCTGGTGCACGATTTCTTTTTGGAGCATTTCTCTGAAAGGGCTGCCCTTTTTGACATAAACATGTTGATTAATACATATAACGGTAAGGTTTTTGCTGGAAAATGGATTATACAACAGCTGAGAGAATATGGTCTTTATGCTGCTAATATCATTCCTCTAAAGACTGATACTGCTGTAATCATTGGATCAGGCAGCAAGGATAGCTTGGAAGGCCTATCTCTAGATAAAAAAGCTGCTTTGCTCAGGGAAATAAAGGATCTGGGATTTAAGGAAGCCTGTTCAATTTCCATGAAATCTATCCATGTTCCTGACTGGACACCTGTAAAATGTCGGTTTGGATGCAGCAGCTTTGGAAAGCTCAGCTGTCCGCCAAACACTCCATCTCCTGAAGAAACTAGAAATGTGCTTAAGAACTATAGCCTGGCACTGCTTCTAGAGGGTGAACCTCCCACTAATACCTTTCAAAGGCTTGTTTTAGAAGCTGAAAAGCAAGCTTTCAAGACAGGGTTTTATAAAGCTTTTGCCTACTGGGCAGGCCCATGCACCCTTTGTGATGTATGCAGTACCCATGGGCAATGCCGCAGACCCAAGGATAGCAGACCATCTATGGAAGGTGCGGGTATAGATGTCTTTGCAACAGTCAAGGGTGCAGGCATAGCATTACGAACCCTGGACAGTAAAAATGATTTTTGCAGGTATTTTGCCTTGCTGCTACTGGAGTGATTGATTATGCGTGTACTGTTAATACAAGCTCTGTCAATGGATGAAGCCTCAGCTGAAAGAGTTTACCCCATAGGGATTGTATCACTTGCAGCTCATGTAGAACACAAAGGTTACCAGGTAGAGCTTTTAGATATGAATGTTGAGACGGACCCCTTTGGCTCATTAAAAGAGAAGCTTCTCAGCTTAAAGCCTGAAGTGGTGGCAGTATCACTTCGCAACATTGATCCTCTAGCAAACAAGACCAGCTCACTCATTCCAAGGTTTATTGTTACTGTTCGTATGGCTGCAAGGCTTTTGCCAAAGGCGTGGATTATTGCTGGAGGAACTGGCTTTTCCCTTTTCCCAGAAAGGTTGATGCTGGAAATACCTGAAATCCACTATGGTATTATAGGGGAAGCAGAAATTTCCTTCCCCGCACTGCTTGCCTCATTGGAAAAGCCCTCATCCATAAAGGGATTATGTGTACGCAAGGGTAACAGGGTAATTGCTGCACCTCCATCTATGGAATTTGACATGAAAAATGACTATCTGCACCCCTCCAGAAAGCTGTTGGACCCAGCTCCCTACTTAAAAGCCAACAGTTATGTTCCAGCCATTGGAATTGAGACAAAAAGGGGCTGCCCCTATAACTGTTCTTATTGTGTCTACCCCAATCTCCAGGGGAAAAAGCTGCGCTGTCGTACACCTGAAGGTATTGTAGATGAAATTGAATTCTTAATTAAAGAATTTGCTATCCATAGATTCCACTTTAACGACCCTATAGTAAATGCTCCCCTTGGACATTTGGAACAGATTTGTGAAGAGCTGCTGCATAGAAACCTTCAAATCAAGTGGGGAGGCTTCTTCCGAGAAGATAATATAAATAAAGAAAATGTTAGCCTTTTTGAAAGGGCAGGCTGTGAGTGCTTTGCCTTTTCCCCTGACGGCCTTTGTCAGGAAGCATTAGATACTCTTAGAAAAAATCTTACTGAGGAAGATATTTTAAAGGCAGCCGAGCATGTTTCCAAAAGTGATGTGGTAAGTATTTATCATTTCATGGTGAATGTTCCAGGGGAAACAGATGGGACTGTTAAAAAAGGCATTAGGCTTTTGGAACGTATCTATGACATTCATGCTTTAAAGAAGAATTTAGGGACAATCATTCTGAATAATATTCGTATTCTGCCTGGTACCCCCATGGAGACCATTGCCCTGGAGCAGGGAGTTATAGACAATGATACGGACCTGCTTTATCCGACTTACTATAACCCTAAGCCCTTTGATAAATTAAGATACAAGCTGGAGACACTTCATCTTTGCAGAAATATCTTCACGTGGCAGGAGGTACGGTAAATGAAGATAATTTTATTGGAACATCCCAGGAGCATAAGTACTGAAAGATGTAATGACATAGCAAATACTCCCCTTTCCTCATGCCTGCTTACCGGTTATGCTGCAGGGGTTTTAAAAAGCCAGGGGCATGAAGTGGAAATAGTCGAAGGGTATCTTGACAAGCTTTCTTATAAAGAGATAGGGAAAATCATTGAAGCTTATAAACCTGATATGCTTGGTGTCCACATGGTTTACCATTGGAAGAACGACAGAAGGCTTTATAATTTTCTTGAGGCTGTAAAGCACCAAGGTATTTCTCCCTATGTTACTGCTTATGGCTTTTACCCAACCTTCGGCTATGAAGAAATTTTGAAAAGCTGTAAGGCAATTGACTCCATTATCCTGGGAGAACCGGAGCTAACCTTTGCTGACTTGGCAGCTGCCCTTACTCGCAAAAAATCCCATGAAAAAATCCTGGGATTGGCTTATCTATCATCACAGGGCAGTATCACCTGCTCAAAGGCAAAAGCCATTGAAAACCTTGACGACCTCCCCTTTCCAGTTCGCACAAGGGCTTCACTTAACATTGGTGAGGTAAACATTATGGGAAGTCGTGGATGCTACGGTGCCTGTACCTTCTGCTATATTAATTCATATTATGGCAGGGGACCCAAATGGCGCGGCCGAAGCCCTGAAAACATTATAGCTGAAATAGATGAGATTTTATTGAAGCACACCATGGATTATTTCTATTTTACCGATCCAAACTTTTTTGGCCCCGGTAAAGCAGGTCAAGAAAGGGCCTTGCATTTAGCTTCTCTAATTAAACAAAGAAAAATTAAATTTGGAATAGAAGCCAGGGTAAATGATATTCACGATGAAACAATTGGGGCCCTGGCAGATGCAGGCTTGTGTCACATTTTAGTTGGCCTTGAAAGCGGCAGGGATGAATCTCTAAAACGCTTGAATAAAATGACAACAACAGCTCAAAATGAAGGGGCGGTCAAAATCCTACGTAAGCATGGTATAGAACCAAGTATAGGATTTATTATGTTTGAACCGGATTCTTCGTTGGAGGATATCAGGATTAATTTTGAATTTCTTAAAAGAAATGATCTTCTTAAAAATCTTGATGTTACTGTCAATGTTCTGTATCATCACATGATTATTTTGCAGGGAACTAAAGCTTATAAAATACTTAAGAGTGAAGGGCGATTGGACATATCACCCCATTCAACATACGAGGCCAGCACCTCATATGTTAACCGGCAGGTTTCTGCTCTAGCAGCTATTATGAGAGAAATCACTAATCATATCTTTTATCGTTTAGAAGAAATCTGGCGGAAAAAAGTTCCTGAGCCGGCAGCTGCTCCCCTAGAATATGAGAAAATCAATAGACTTCTGGTAGGTTTATTTGAGAAAGTTTTATCTTCACTAGAACACGGGGAAGATTTTAATGATGTAAAACTGAAAGACCTTATTTATAAAACAAAAAGTGAAATTGATGAAATTTTTTCTTGATAATATATAAAAGCTAAAAAAAGGTTAAAGGATCAAATGATCTAACGTCTAGACTGGCTGTCCTGGTTTTACAACGATAAATTCTTCATCCCATTCTTTCTTAAATGCCTTGTACACCGTCCTTATTGTGCCAGGAACAGTTTCTGGCTCCAGGCCAAACTCTTTGGCCATTTTCAAAAAAGTATCCCTTATATCAGCAAGCTCATAGGCACCAGTGTCTATGAGCCTTAAACCCTTGTAGTTAACCAACATTGTTTTAAAAATCATCAGGCTTTTTTCATAGCCGTACTTGTCTATACAATTTAGATATTCTGTCCACATGGAAGCTCCACTATGTAAATAGCCTTTTGTTAAGTAATAGGAAGTCCCCTTTTGATCTAAAGCTGCTTTATGCTCATTGCCCCCTAAAAGCAGAGAAATACAGTCATCAACCCTGGGCAAAATTATGCTGGCCTTTTCAGATTTTAATCCAAGGACAGAGTTCCCACAGTTTCCAAACAGCAGCAAAATATTGTCAACATTGTCTATGTTATTAATAAGCTTCTGAAGCTCGTCCTTTAGTTTACTAGGATGATTGTGGAGACCTGCATCAACCCAGATTATTGGATAGTTGATCTGCAGCTCATTGACAACGAGATTAATCTCATCCCTTAATGCATTACATGCTATAACGATGTTTTTAGCCATTTTAACCTCCTTTTGCCCATAGATTGCAGGACTTTAAGTTTTATTCTTTCCACGGCCTGCAGCCCTGGTGCCAAGCTCGGGAAGAAACAATGATACAACACCCAGCAATGCTAGAAATAAGCTAGCCAGTGCAAATAACAATGTATAATTGCCTCCGGCTATTGGCGCAATTATAAATGAAGGTATGAAAAAAGCACCAATAAGTTGCAGGGTAGCCATGAGACCCCCAGCACTCCCGGCATAAACTGGCCCTATCTCTGGAAGCAGCATGGGGAAGGCCATTAGCAATGGTACGCTTATGCCCATTAAAGTTCCTGCAGCAAAGAGCAGTAACCAGACACTTGTTCCCGGGGCAATCCAGGAAATATACATAACAGCTGCACCTAAAAATGCTGCAGGTGCAAGGAAAGGTTTTATTCTGCCTACACGTGCAGACATGACAGGACCAATCATATTTCCTAAAATAACACCAAGGGTAACTATAGACGTCATGACACCAGCCTGGGATGGATTGATACCACGAACCTGACTTAGGGCATTGGGCAGAAAACCTACAAATGCCATATTTGCACCCATAAAACACATCAATGCCAGCCCTGCCAGCCAAATATTTCTGCTGCTGGCAGCTGCACCAATATACTTTAAGACAGGCAAGGGTGGGAGCTCAGGCGCTCCTACAGGTTTATCCTTGATAAATACCAACCACAAAATCCAGATGGCAAACATGGCAATGCCAGCTGTAATATAAGCACTTTTCGCAGTGGGGAATAAGGCAGACGTTGCCAAAGCTACAGTCATGCCAACCCCTGCGGCAGTAAAATATATTCCCAGGGCAGTACTGATCTGCTCACGTGGAAACCAGGCACCCAGGAGCTTGGAAACATTGGCATTTAAAAGAGCAGGGGTTAATCCAGATAAAAACATCAGACTAAAATATCCTAAAAAACTGTTGGGAATATATCTAAAATATACACCAATTATTGAAAAAACAAAACTAACTGCAACTACTTTTTTAACTCCAAATCTGTCTGCCAGGGCTCCTGCACCAATACTAAACAACACTGCAGGCAGCATGGGTGCAGCCAGGACCATGGCATAATTTCCTGATGTAAGGTTTAATTCTGGAATAATTTTAAATGCCAGGGCAGCTACTTGAAATTGAGCTGTCACAGCTATGAATATTGTAGACCACATTATTGCCACTACCACCCATCTGTATGGGGAAATTGGTACATTTTGATTACTATGCATTATATCACCCTTCGCCTATGTTTTTGGGCTATAATAAATGGCATCAGCTAGATGCCATTTATTATAGGTATATTCATGGTTTTCGGTTTTCGCTTGCCTGGATTATTTGTATTCCCCATATTTTCTGCCCGCATTTATCATGGCATGGAGGTTTTCTGCTTCAGCATCATCTAGAACTGTACCATTGCTCAAGATAAAACCGCCATCTTGAGCTACTTTTTCCGCCAGGAACTTCACATACTCATCTACCTGCTGCGGTGTGCCAGCCTTTAGAACAGCTCCAGAGACATTTCCTGCTATACAGCTCTTGCCTCCAAGGGCCTTCTTTGCATTGACCATGTCGGTGTTATCAAAAAGCCAGACGGTTTTTCCTTCTGGAATATCAGAATCGGTTATGGCTTCAAGCCGTTGATTATAGCCCCCCTCAGCAAAAAGCAGTGGAACTAGACCTTCCTCTATTAACCCTAGAATAACAGCCTTTAGGGTTGGCCAGTAAAACCTGGCAAAATCATCCTTTGACAGGAAACCATCGGCTCCTTTATGCAGGGGCATGAAAATAATTGGTACCCCTGTGATATTGGCTGATCTTACTGCCATGTCAATATTTATTGATACAAGTCTTTCCATGGCCTCTAGTAGTTTCTTGGGACGGCGGAATATGTCAAGCATTATTGGCCGAGTGCCCCTCATGGTATCTCCCAGGGTATCAAAGGGAGCTTTAGCAACTCCACCAAAAAACCCCGGCAAACCGTGGACAGCTTTATTTTCTCCATCTATAGCACCCATGGCACCAGCCCACTCCATGGCTGCCTGTCCAGCTTCTATTAATTTTTTAAAGGATTCCTGGACAGGGGGAATACCTATGGGTATCATGGCAGGACCTACAAAGGGAAGTTCAATAATATCGGTCCATGGTGCTATCATCTGCCATGGTTCCAGTGCGCCAAAGGTTCGTGGAAGATAATAACGCATCCAGTATCCAGATGGGTCATTAATTAATAAGTCATATTCGTTATCCAGCATGTATTCATCTTCCAGGCACTGGTAAGAAAGTTCGTCTGGTATTCCCTTGCCCGGCCACTGGTATAGTTTATAATCTAGTATCTCAAATACCCTGGCTGGCCCCACCAGAGCGCAGCTCACAAGGGTATCTGCCTTGAAATCATTGTTAAACTTCTTAAATGTCATTCCCAGTTTTTCATAATCATACATGAGATCTTTAGCAGTAACGCCAGCGTAAGCAGCAGGATAAAACCCTATAGTTAAATGAATTGGTATTCTAGCTGGTTTTTTCAATTCAACGGCATCCTTGATCATCTGAACCCGTTCCTTGTATGCCTTTTCTGCTTCAGGGCTGGCAAATTGCATATCTGGATTGGCATATCTTTTAAACCTTTCCTCGTATCTCTCCTGCGGCGAAAGCTTATCCCAGTTTTCAGCTAATTTCATCTTTAATTACCCCCCATCCACTTTTTCGCCAGGGAAACAGCTTCTACTGCGTCCTGTCCCCAACCATCAGCACCAGTATACTCTTTAATCTGGTCATTAATGGGAGCACCACCTATCATGATTTTGACTTGATCCCTTAATCCTGCATCTTCAATGGCTTTTACTGTATCCTTCATTTTATCAAAGGCTAGAGTAAGCAAGGCACTCATGCCTACTATTTGCGGCCTGTACTCTTTTATAGCTTCCACAAATTTTGATGACGGCACATCTACTCCAAGGTCGTACACCTTAAATCCGTTGGTATCCAACATGAAGGCAACTATATTTTTACCAATGTCATGGATATCACCCTTTACTGTACCCAATACTACTTTGCCAATATACTTGTTTTCATCCTCTTCTAAACTTTCAGTCATCTTGGCTTTTGCCAGACTTGAAATCCTATTTAGCATTTCCCCGGTCAATATTAATTCTGGCATAAAGTATTCGCCTTTTTCATATTTCTCTCCAATTATTTCAACTGCTGCACGACATTTCTTCAAGATTTCCAGGGGTTCAATGCCCTGATCCAACAACTCTTCAACAAGGCTAATGGCTTCCTCTTCACGCATCCCGGCTATGGCATCTACTAATTTTTCTAACATAATAACCCTCCGATCTTTAAATAAAAAAATCAAGGTAAATATAAAATTTCTTCACTATATTGCGTTTAAAATCTGAAGTTCTGCAGTCGCTATTCATGCTACAGAAACTATATAATCGCGCTTCGTTATAATTTGTTAATATTTACCATATAACCTGGTTGTCTCTGCCCAAGCCTCCATATTCTCTCTTTTTGCATTGTCCAGAACAATGGAGCAGTCCATAATAAAACCGCCATCTCCTGCACAATTGTCAATTAGACGCTTAGTTTCTTCAACAACCCTTTCTTTTTTACCGTGCACCAGTAAGGCTGTTGGCAGGTTCCCGCAAATGCATGCCACTTGACCTACAGTTTTTTTAGCTTGGACAATATCTACTTCTTCAAACATATATATTACTTTACCTTTTGGCACATCACTAATAACTTCCAATCGGGTATTGTATTTGCCTTCGCAAAATACATATGGCGTTATACCTATTTCTATAAGTGCCATCATTAGTTTCTTAAGTCCCGACCAGTAAAATTTTTCATAGTTTGCCGGACTCATAAACTCATCCATACCGGCATGCAGTGGTATAAAGACGTAGTCTACTCCCAGTGCTTTTGCTGAAGTAGTTGCCCTTTCTATGCAAACCTCTGTCATGTAGTCTAATGCTGCTAACAGTTTTTCTGGTCTTTGATATATATCTGTTACTGTATTAACAAATCCTCTAATATTATCTGAGAACATATCGAAAGGACATGTTTGAGCTGTAGCGGCTCCTAATGGAAACCCTTTTGATACAATGAGTTGAGTAATGGACCCCATATATCCTAGCCACTTAGCGGAAGCTTCTCCGCCTCTTTTTAATGCGTCTAATGCTGCTTTTACGTCTGGTTGTGCAAAGGTTGCCATTTCTGCATATAGCGAATATTCAACAGGATTTCTAAAGCATATCTTTGATAATGGTTCCAAGTCTTTGAATTTTCTTGGATAGACTTTGGTAATAAAGAAATGTGTAGGATCCAGTAAAAACTCATCATATTCATCGTCTTCTAAAAAACATTTGTCAAGAAGCTGAAATGAATCGTTAAGTGGCAGGTTATGGGTTGCGCCTGGCCATTTTACATACTGGCAGTCCATGGCTTCCATTGGTTCAATGGGATACATTACTGGAGCCCAAGCTAAGTCAGGTTCAAAATCATCTAAAAACCCCTCAACCCCAGGAATTATATTTCTAATGTCTATCATTGCGTCATACATTGATATGCCATACCCACGAGCATAGTAATTTCCAATCTTCGGAGCAAAAGGAACTCTGTCAGGTTTCTTTAGTGCAACCACATCTTTAATTCTCTGTGAACGCTCCTTAAATAATTCTTGAGTATCTTTCATCCAACGACCCCCTAAAAATAATTATTCAGCAATCACTGAATAAATTTAAAATTCTTATTTTTAATTATATAGTTATATATAGAAGTTGTCAATTGGCAAAGTGTTTTGGTTCTAAAAAATAACATTACCGATATAGAATTATTTTTCTACTTTATTTTTATTCATTAAATTCAAGCAAATACGTATACCTTTAACAGCATCATTACACCAAAATTTTGTTCCGACCACACGAGCAACCTGTTCATTAATCTGACTCCCGCCAATGACAACTGGGATATCTAGGGATAAAGATTTTGTTTCATTTTTTACAAGCTCTATTATCTGTTTCATTTTTGAATAAGAATGTGTCAACAATCCTGACAAGCCAACAATATCAGGTTGCAACTCTTTAACCCTTTCAACAAACTTCCCTGGTGGTACATCTACTCCCAGGTCTTGTACCTTAAAACCATGACATGTAAGGAGAATGCTTAAGATATTTTTACCCAGGTCATGGATATCCCCTTCAACAGTGCCAAGAAGTACAGAACCTTTTATTTCTGCTACTGATTGGTCTTTAAGAACAGGCTGTAAAATTTCCGTAACCTGACGAAATATTTCTCCGGCCATAATTAAACCCGCTATGTAATATTTACCCTGCTCATAACGTTCTCCAACCAACTTCATTCCTCGCTGGCAATCATCAATAATGTGCAAAGGGTCATCTCCAGATGCTATTCTTTTAAGGACCACCTCCCGTACAGCATCCTCTTGCAAATCACCAATACTGTTTATTAATTGCTCTCTTACTGATATATATTTCATGTCCCACTACCTCCAAATATATTAAAATGTTTCTCGAATTCCAACAGTTGTAGTAAATCTCAATTTATCTCCCCTGCAAATAAACCATCCCCAGCTCACAGGATTTTCAGCAAAATCGTAAAATATATGCTCGATCCTAAATGCAGGAACGCCCTCTTGAATTTTAAGCACCTTGGTTTCTTCCCTGGTAATAACGGTTGCTTCAATACTTAAATCTCCCTTTTTGAATTCTGAAGAACCCGTTCCATTAAATAACCCTCTTAATGATGTTACTTCCAGTTCAGATTCTACAATGGGCCTTGTTGGATCATATATTAGATATTCTTTATGATAGAAAAATGGCTCTTCATCTTGAAGAAGCAAACGCCTGATATAGATTATAGATTCACCAGACTTTACACCAAGTTTCTTTTCAGTTCGTTTATTAGAAGGCACAATACGCACTTCAAGAATTTTTACAGTTGTCTTTTTGTCCATAAAAAACTCCTGCAATTCTTTTAAATGAAAGGCAGCAGAGCCAAGCTTGATGGACGTTACAAACGTCCCCTTGCCCTGGGAGGCTGTTGCAATTTTTTGATCTATAAGAATGTTAATGGCTCTCCTGACTGTCATGGGACTGATATGGTATCTGCTGCACAGCTGGGATTCAGAAGGCAGTTGATCACCAGGGCGGAACATTCCCATGGCAATCTGCTGCTTGATTAAATTTACCAGCTGCATATAGGCAGGTTCATACGAGTTACGGTCAATTTCCATTAAAACTTCAGTAGTGGGCAGCCGTCTCTTTTTCTCCATTTTCATATACTTGCTCCTCACTATTTATATAGTATTTACTTGATAGAAAGGTTAGTTTTAAATCTATAATACCAAATTTTGACTGTCTAGTGAATGTTTAATATCTGGTTAGCAAAAGAACCCCGCATATATATACTTACATGCAGGGTTCTTTTTATTCTATCATAAGGTAAAATTTAAAACATGTACTTGAACTTGTTAAACATCTCCCATATAAGGGTTAGAATTGATGGATCCAGGTCTGAAGCAGCTCTTCCCTTTTCATCAAATGTTACAATAGACACCCTGCCATCTAACCTGACCCTAAAGGTTGTTTCTTTTCCTTCCTCTACCAGATAAAAGCCGTCATTTTCACTGTCATTGAAATCCCCTTCATTCCAATAAAGGGTAAACTTTTCCTTATAGGGAGCTCCCTCATACTCATAGGGGCAGAAAATTGCACAGTTGCCGCATTCATTGCACATGCCGTCAATATGAACAACTTGATTGAGTGATTTCAGCCTTCCATCATCTAGTTTAACTGCAACATTGGCTCTATTTGGGCAAACCTCGGCACATACATTACAGATGTAGCTGCACTCCAAGCACCTGTCTGCTTCACCTTGTCTTTCCTCAGGTCTGCC comes from the Desulfitibacter alkalitolerans DSM 16504 genome and includes:
- a CDS encoding DUF2284 domain-containing protein, coding for MFRYDPQGSGPQYLENLATGYWFSEVLFAAIELDIFSLLEPNGKTLAEAADRLGSDTKALERYLHALCSLGLLDRYENTYFNTRISSDYLVKGKEYYQGDSILWRKYLTAYWQDLRKCIETGGKIDFSGNDQSDSEDLKSRIGKYITAMDNVARVKVKEITPMFKGLFVSGHILDIGAGSGAISAGFLKEFPDMKATLVDIPQVLSYTRELVTIRGFNENISYCATNILEEWPFKKGQHDLVILSNIVHAYSENEITHILKSAAECLMPGGFLLVHDFFLEHFSERAALFDINMLINTYNGKVFAGKWIIQQLREYGLYAANIIPLKTDTAVIIGSGSKDSLEGLSLDKKAALLREIKDLGFKEACSISMKSIHVPDWTPVKCRFGCSSFGKLSCPPNTPSPEETRNVLKNYSLALLLEGEPPTNTFQRLVLEAEKQAFKTGFYKAFAYWAGPCTLCDVCSTHGQCRRPKDSRPSMEGAGIDVFATVKGAGIALRTLDSKNDFCRYFALLLLE
- the bzaD gene encoding B12 lower ligand biosynthesis radical SAM protein BzaD, coding for MRVLLIQALSMDEASAERVYPIGIVSLAAHVEHKGYQVELLDMNVETDPFGSLKEKLLSLKPEVVAVSLRNIDPLANKTSSLIPRFIVTVRMAARLLPKAWIIAGGTGFSLFPERLMLEIPEIHYGIIGEAEISFPALLASLEKPSSIKGLCVRKGNRVIAAPPSMEFDMKNDYLHPSRKLLDPAPYLKANSYVPAIGIETKRGCPYNCSYCVYPNLQGKKLRCRTPEGIVDEIEFLIKEFAIHRFHFNDPIVNAPLGHLEQICEELLHRNLQIKWGGFFREDNINKENVSLFERAGCECFAFSPDGLCQEALDTLRKNLTEEDILKAAEHVSKSDVVSIYHFMVNVPGETDGTVKKGIRLLERIYDIHALKKNLGTIILNNIRILPGTPMETIALEQGVIDNDTDLLYPTYYNPKPFDKLRYKLETLHLCRNIFTWQEVR
- a CDS encoding B12-binding domain-containing radical SAM protein, with translation MKIILLEHPRSISTERCNDIANTPLSSCLLTGYAAGVLKSQGHEVEIVEGYLDKLSYKEIGKIIEAYKPDMLGVHMVYHWKNDRRLYNFLEAVKHQGISPYVTAYGFYPTFGYEEILKSCKAIDSIILGEPELTFADLAAALTRKKSHEKILGLAYLSSQGSITCSKAKAIENLDDLPFPVRTRASLNIGEVNIMGSRGCYGACTFCYINSYYGRGPKWRGRSPENIIAEIDEILLKHTMDYFYFTDPNFFGPGKAGQERALHLASLIKQRKIKFGIEARVNDIHDETIGALADAGLCHILVGLESGRDESLKRLNKMTTTAQNEGAVKILRKHGIEPSIGFIMFEPDSSLEDIRINFEFLKRNDLLKNLDVTVNVLYHHMIILQGTKAYKILKSEGRLDISPHSTYEASTSYVNRQVSALAAIMREITNHIFYRLEEIWRKKVPEPAAAPLEYEKINRLLVGLFEKVLSSLEHGEDFNDVKLKDLIYKTKSEIDEIFS
- a CDS encoding DUF1638 domain-containing protein, with protein sequence MAKNIVIACNALRDEINLVVNELQINYPIIWVDAGLHNHPSKLKDELQKLINNIDNVDNILLLFGNCGNSVLGLKSEKASIILPRVDDCISLLLGGNEHKAALDQKGTSYYLTKGYLHSGASMWTEYLNCIDKYGYEKSLMIFKTMLVNYKGLRLIDTGAYELADIRDTFLKMAKEFGLEPETVPGTIRTVYKAFKKEWDEEFIVVKPGQPV
- a CDS encoding MFS transporter translates to MHSNQNVPISPYRWVVVAIMWSTIFIAVTAQFQVAALAFKIIPELNLTSGNYAMVLAAPMLPAVLFSIGAGALADRFGVKKVVAVSFVFSIIGVYFRYIPNSFLGYFSLMFLSGLTPALLNANVSKLLGAWFPREQISTALGIYFTAAGVGMTVALATSALFPTAKSAYITAGIAMFAIWILWLVFIKDKPVGAPELPPLPVLKYIGAAASSRNIWLAGLALMCFMGANMAFVGFLPNALSQVRGINPSQAGVMTSIVTLGVILGNMIGPVMSARVGRIKPFLAPAAFLGAAVMYISWIAPGTSVWLLLFAAGTLMGISVPLLMAFPMLLPEIGPVYAGSAGGLMATLQLIGAFFIPSFIIAPIAGGNYTLLFALASLFLALLGVVSLFLPELGTRAAGRGKNKT
- a CDS encoding uroporphyrinogen decarboxylase family protein encodes the protein MKLAENWDKLSPQERYEERFKRYANPDMQFASPEAEKAYKERVQMIKDAVELKKPARIPIHLTIGFYPAAYAGVTAKDLMYDYEKLGMTFKKFNNDFKADTLVSCALVGPARVFEILDYKLYQWPGKGIPDELSYQCLEDEYMLDNEYDLLINDPSGYWMRYYLPRTFGALEPWQMIAPWTDIIELPFVGPAMIPIGIPPVQESFKKLIEAGQAAMEWAGAMGAIDGENKAVHGLPGFFGGVAKAPFDTLGDTMRGTRPIMLDIFRRPKKLLEAMERLVSINIDMAVRSANITGVPIIFMPLHKGADGFLSKDDFARFYWPTLKAVILGLIEEGLVPLLFAEGGYNQRLEAITDSDIPEGKTVWLFDNTDMVNAKKALGGKSCIAGNVSGAVLKAGTPQQVDEYVKFLAEKVAQDGGFILSNGTVLDDAEAENLHAMINAGRKYGEYK
- a CDS encoding cobalamin B12-binding domain-containing protein, translating into MLEKLVDAIAGMREEEAISLVEELLDQGIEPLEILKKCRAAVEIIGEKYEKGEYFMPELILTGEMLNRISSLAKAKMTESLEEDENKYIGKVVLGTVKGDIHDIGKNIVAFMLDTNGFKVYDLGVDVPSSKFVEAIKEYRPQIVGMSALLTLAFDKMKDTVKAIEDAGLRDQVKIMIGGAPINDQIKEYTGADGWGQDAVEAVSLAKKWMGGN
- a CDS encoding uroporphyrinogen decarboxylase family protein, which gives rise to MKDTQELFKERSQRIKDVVALKKPDRVPFAPKIGNYYARGYGISMYDAMIDIRNIIPGVEGFLDDFEPDLAWAPVMYPIEPMEAMDCQYVKWPGATHNLPLNDSFQLLDKCFLEDDEYDEFLLDPTHFFITKVYPRKFKDLEPLSKICFRNPVEYSLYAEMATFAQPDVKAALDALKRGGEASAKWLGYMGSITQLIVSKGFPLGAATAQTCPFDMFSDNIRGFVNTVTDIYQRPEKLLAALDYMTEVCIERATTSAKALGVDYVFIPLHAGMDEFMSPANYEKFYWSGLKKLMMALIEIGITPYVFCEGKYNTRLEVISDVPKGKVIYMFEEVDIVQAKKTVGQVACICGNLPTALLVHGKKERVVEETKRLIDNCAGDGGFIMDCSIVLDNAKRENMEAWAETTRLYGKY
- a CDS encoding cobalamin B12-binding domain-containing protein; translation: MKYISVREQLINSIGDLQEDAVREVVLKRIASGDDPLHIIDDCQRGMKLVGERYEQGKYYIAGLIMAGEIFRQVTEILQPVLKDQSVAEIKGSVLLGTVEGDIHDLGKNILSILLTCHGFKVQDLGVDVPPGKFVERVKELQPDIVGLSGLLTHSYSKMKQIIELVKNETKSLSLDIPVVIGGSQINEQVARVVGTKFWCNDAVKGIRICLNLMNKNKVEK